The following are encoded in a window of Candidatus Methylomirabilota bacterium genomic DNA:
- a CDS encoding sulfite exporter TauE/SafE family protein yields the protein MPDALGWLVLGAAALVASTVGGVAGFGTGVIMVPIIAWTLGIKAAVPILTVAMLIGNGARAWFSRTEVQGHVVAAFLAGSLPMTVVGATLFSRAPGATISRVLGAFLLLAVPFRRWLLVRGTSVKLRHFPIVGGAFGLLSALVGATGPIISPFFLGYGLRRGAYVATDALCTVGTFALRLVVFRRNELMGAQTVAVGLFLGVVMIVGAFAGRRLLDRMSERTFVRLIEVLLLLFGTQMLLFPSR from the coding sequence ATGCCCGACGCGCTCGGCTGGCTGGTCCTCGGGGCCGCCGCGCTCGTGGCGTCCACGGTGGGCGGCGTCGCCGGCTTCGGCACCGGCGTCATCATGGTGCCGATCATCGCGTGGACCCTCGGCATCAAGGCGGCGGTGCCGATCCTCACGGTGGCCATGCTCATCGGCAATGGGGCGCGCGCGTGGTTCAGCCGGACCGAGGTCCAGGGGCACGTGGTCGCCGCGTTCCTGGCCGGCTCGCTCCCGATGACCGTCGTGGGCGCGACGCTCTTCTCGCGCGCGCCCGGAGCCACGATCAGCCGCGTCCTCGGGGCGTTTCTTCTCCTGGCCGTCCCGTTCCGCCGTTGGCTGCTGGTCCGCGGGACGTCGGTGAAGCTCCGCCACTTCCCGATCGTGGGCGGCGCGTTCGGCCTGCTGTCCGCGCTGGTGGGTGCCACCGGACCGATCATCAGCCCGTTCTTCCTGGGCTACGGGTTGCGCCGCGGCGCCTACGTCGCCACCGACGCGCTCTGCACGGTGGGCACCTTCGCGCTGCGGCTCGTCGTCTTCCGCCGGAACGAGCTGATGGGCGCCCAGACCGTGGCCGTCGGGCTCTTCCTCGGGGTGGTGATGATCGTCGGCGCGTTCGCGGGCCGCCGCCTCCTCGATCGCATGAGCGAGCGGACGTTCGTGCGACTCATCGAGGTGCTGCTGTTGCTCTTCGGCACGCAGATGCTCCTCTTCCCGAGTCGTTGA